gggtgacagtctgtaaggagtgtggtgtgttctccccgtgtctgcgtgggtttcctccgggtgactgtctgtgaggagtgtggtgtgttctccccgtgtctgcgtgggtttcctccgggtgactgtctgtgaggagtgtggtgtgttctccccgtgtctgcgtgggtttcctccgggtgactgtctgtgaggagtgtggtgtgttctccccgtgtctgcgtgggtttcctccgggtgactgtctgtgaggagtgtggtgtgttctctctgtgtctgcgtgggtttcctccgggtgactgtcagtgaggagtgtggtgtgttctctccgtgtctgtgtgggttttctccgggtgactgtctgtgaggagtgtggtgtgttctccccgtgtctgcgtgggtttcctccgggtgactgtcagtgaggagtgtggtgtgttctctctgtgtctgtgtgggttttctccgggtgactgtctgtgaggagtgtggtgtgttctctctgtgtctgcgtgggttttctccgggtgactctctgtgaggagtgtggtgtgttctccccgtgtctgtgtgggtttcctccaggtgactgtctgtgaggagagttgtgtgttctccccgtgtctgcgtgggtttcctccaggtgactgtctgtgaggagagtggtgtgttctctctgtgtctgcgtgggtttcctccgggtgactgtctgtgaggagtttggtgtgttctccccgtgtctgcgtgggtttcctccgggtgactgtctgtgaggagtgtggtgtgttctctctgtgtctgcgtgggtttcctccgggtgactgtctgtgaggagtgtggtgtgttctccctgtgtctgtgtgggtttcctccgggtgactgtctgtgaggagtgtggtgtgttttctctgtgtctgtgtgggttttctccgggtgactgtctgtgaggagtgtggtgtgttctctctgtgtctgtgtgggtttcctccgggtgactgtatgtgaggagtgtggtgtgttctccccgtgtctgcgtgggtttcctcccacagtccaaaaacacacgttggtaggtggattggagactcaaaagtgtccgtaggtgtgagtgaatgtgtgtgtgtctgtgtcgccctgtgaagaactggcgccccctccagggtgtattccgcgcccaatgattccaggtaggctcttgacccaccgtgaccctaaattggataagcggttacagataatgaatgaatgattttatgtactgtttgtatacattgcagttgctgtatgtttacattgtttaaaggttgtatgaaaagcacactTACTGATATTTCATTGTCAGatatgttgtcattgtggtggtacactcaattgtacatatttgtacatttaattagggaacatgattatattataactgtagattttaaaatgtgttgatttcatacactctgtttcatctccaggacctttattatgttttttgttatataaCATTCCTATAATGAAATACTACAAACATGTATGTCTCCCTCCgcagaagagaatgtaatgtacctttaaggaacaaaactggacttttaaacacttgtacctttagtgaccagtaatgtacctttttctttttttctgtgtaagttatttaataaagcagtaatttcacCATGAACCTGTTTCTAACCTTTTctgagggaggggaggggtgtgtgtgtgtgtgtgtgttttttttttttgttttttttttggggggggggggggtgtagaaataaactattaaaaccgataatgagccagatctgagccgagtctggcactaatggcatgcttctggctcaaactcggCCGTGGTCCAGTTATCGCGTTTTAGTTATGGCTTGCCGGACTAGGGCCGAGTCATTTGAGCCACGCCTCAGTCACAACACTCGGCACTCCGAGAGTCTCCCAGACTCGGGCCAGAACTATCGGCCCACTCTACGGCCGTACATCAAGGCTGAGACAATGCCGACTCCGGGTGATTTTGTTCCGGCGTGCGTGATTCGGCCCGAGTGTGGAccgatacaattttgctagctggggtgggttcagagcctacctggaatcattgggcgcaaggcgggaacacaccctggagggggcgccagtccttcacagggcaacacacacattcacacattcactcacacactcatacctacggacacttttgagtcgccaatccacctaccaacgtgtgtttttggactgtgggaggaaacccacgcgaacacagggagaacacaccaactccccatgtcaactggaagtttatttttcacaataaatagCTCTGGCGTTTAATGtcttaaaatgtgtaaacaaacaagatttttaaatttcattaaatGTTCTACAGCATTTCATAATTTTGAATCAAAGAAACACCACTATTCTTTTACACTATGGGTGTGACACACACTGAGGCGTAGGTCATTCACATTGATGACCATTGGTCATTGTTTTAATAGCCCACTGTAACAATAGTGACAACACAAACCCATAGTGGAAAGAATtcccaaaagagagagagagagaaaaaaaatccaaatacgCATATATCAGCTACCTGTTAGAAAATGTTATAGAGAGGGACGAGATGATTTCGGTTTGTAAAAGAGCCTAAGTTAAAGTTAAAAGCTTGTGGGTCACCGCCACCAGATATTCATAACACATTATAATGAATGGTCTCAAACACTTTAGACACATTCATGTGTAATTTAATAACACTGTGTAGTTGAGATCGGTTTGACTCGGAGCCACTGTGTTTAAACCGTAGTGACATAAACACTAGAAGGGGGAGCGTTCTATTCTGCTCCTAACGCTCCGACCCCTTCAACACTTCAACCCTCACGCTCCTTTTACTCTCACTTCGATAACGTCACCAAacgtcatcacacacacacacacacgaaacaGAACTGCGATAGGAAATATCGCGAGATCTGAGTGGGAACCGTTGCAGATATCGCGAGACTTCGTTTTGAAAAGAGGCGCCATTTCAGAGAGGAGCAGAAGCGAAGCTGCGGAAAAAGGTTGGCTAAATGATGTAAAATAGGTATTATTGGATATTAAACTTATCCTCGCATTTCACAGGGTTGGAATTCTGGCTGAAGACTAGCGCAGCTCAGTGATTAACCGCTGATTTTACAGTGGGGTTATTCCGCTCTTTCAGTTCAGTTTCGGATTTATGTTAACTTCAGACTTATGTTTGACTCGGTGTCTGTTAAAGCAGCCGTTTGTTCGTCTCTCAGCCTGGAATATTTTCGATATTTGTAGCAGTgaagttatttgtttgtttatttgtttcagcATCATGAGGTCCGATAACGAGCTGGAGATACAGGAGATATTTAACAGAGCCCAGAAAGCTCACAGCAACAAGTCCAAGCTTGTGGCAAGTTTAAAGAACAGATACGAAAAGGTAAAGTCACGTTCCCTCTTCACAAATTAGGGGTTTAATTTGTAATATTCTGTCCTCTATTGTTTCCTGAAGCAGGTTTAGCTTCTTTTCTGCAGAATAAAATTAATCTTTTTTctattctggtttattttaatgacTTGTCATTCTGGCTTtcattaaaggtgatgttcatgatttaaCAACACTTTGTGTAAAATTCAGAGGATGGTTCCTCAACATTTGTGGCTCTCCAGTTGGTTTGGGTCAATGTGTAAAACAACAGTGTCtctctggtatgctaggctctctcgAACAGACCGGTTTAGGTGGGCGAGTGTCATTagatttttgctgttacagttgcACTATGTAtaatggaactgactctaaactcaggagagcgctaactgcatgaaagtaaacacagagggaaagtgctacaaaactaaacagctcgagttacacatgagtttctgtgggaattcaaacagtgaataaacacagacaatTTACATTTTGGCCACATACAGTCATTTTTTTCGTTCAAATGTACAGTTTCGgctttctgaatgaaaacaaagaaCTGCAGTTACACAAAATCATAGACGTTGCCTTTATTATTTCAATGATATGTTTTTACGCTGAGAAAGAAACGTAAACGTAGTGATGGACAGGTAGATCACTTTATTAAAGTCAGAGTGAAATCAACGGTGTTCTGATTACTTCTTTCATGGTAGTTGTATTTAattgaaatgaatataaatataacgtCATTTCTGTATTAGGTAAATGTCCGCTAGGTTTAGGACTGAATAACTGAGTGGCGTGATGTCTCTGATAAAGTGAGGGTTTGTGCAGGGTTTTGATGTTTGCAAGGGTTAGGGTTTAGTTTTACTCCTATCATTTAATATTACTGAGTTAATTAATGCTTATTTGTTTCCTGTGAAGCTTTTTGTGTAATTAATAACAAgtcctttaaaaataatatatgttaTTGAAATTAATGAAAGtattattcagtgttttgtgaTATTGCCAAGTATATCTTTATCACCAatataccctgaaatattgtgctATTATTTTATGGCCATATTCCCCACCCCTATTTCAGACCTGCCTCTGATCAGTGTTTACCGCACTCAGTCGGTGTGATACTGGACAGGTTTTGTGTACAAAACAATCACTGCacaattttgtgtgtgtagttggaGGAGAAGTCTGAGTTCCAGTTGGAGTTCCTGCGCTGTCTGAAGTATGTGATGATTGTGTACTCGCGTGAGCCAGCCGTGGAAAATGTAATCGAGTTTGTGGTGAAGTTCACGGTGAGTTTTGAGTCGGCTGTGAGGgacgaggaagaggaagaggacgaGGAAGAGGAGAATGATGCCTCATTTCTCAACTTTCTTCTCAACTTTCTGCTGGAGGTAATCACTGAGACACTTTCTGTTCCACAGCTGAGTTAGAGTTAGAGATCCAACCCTACACTTTCAGAATAAAGGTACTATCCAGGTACAATACTGTCActtagaacacaataaaagtcctggagatgaaacggggcgaatgacatcaacacaactttaacatccacagttaatatAGAGCAAGGTACAGTTCTGTTACTAATTAAAGGTGCAGAATATGTTCCACTGTGGACACCACCTCTCTCCGAGACTGAGGAATGTTAGTGAATCTTCCATTTCCTCAGTCTTTGAAAACTCAGTTTGTGACTAAAGCTATGACATTGTCTTTAGATGTGAGAGGGTGTCAGACTTGACTTTTTAAAGTCTTTTCAGAGTCTTGTAGTGTGTGGTTAGCATTAGGCAGAACAAGGCAAACTGACTGGGTGGCCTATTTTCGAGGTGTTTGGACGGGCTTCAGTTTCAAACATTAAAAGCAACATGCACAGAAAAAGTGATGTTTAGACAAATTAAGCTAAGGGTAAGGAGAAGGTGCAAAATATTGGTGGGGAGTTGACCtaaaaaaatgcattgtttGATGGGAGTTTGCCAATAACCAGTTAAGGTTAAGTGATCAAACTAGGTTTCAGACGCTTTGCTGTGGCTTAGCTAAAACGAAGAGGACACGAGTAGTTGATTTCATCTGCTTCAGCAGTAGGAGTCCAGAGCCAGAGtagatttcagaaaaaaaaaacgtcaaATTAATAGCATTAAGAATTGTGGGTTTTATGGAGAGAGGGTCTTGTCCACAGCTTTAATTAATATGCACCAGTGACACTTCCATAGACAACTACACAAGACTCAGTCAACAGAAcgtgctctctctttctctccctctctcagtctCACACAGCGAATAGCCATGCGGTGCGGTTCCGAGTGTGTCAGCTGATCAACATGTTGCTGGGCAGTCTCAGTGAGAACGCCCAGATCGACGATGAGCTCTGTGAACGGATTCATGAGGCCATGCTGGTCAGAGTCACGGACAAATATCCCAACGTCCGTATACAAGCGGCACTGGCTATGGCCCGACTACAGGACCCTAATGACCCCCACTGTCCTACCATTAAAGGTATAACTCCTTATTACTGCAGCGATCTGAAGGTTGAGGTGTGTTAATACGTGGTTGAGAAACATAAGAGATGTAGTGTGTTATGGGATGGGAGTGTGTTGTTATGGGCAATGAAGTCTGTATAtttgaaggtgtgtgtgtgtgtgtgtgtagcatatTTGCTGCTGTTGGAGAACGACTCTAACACTGAAGTTCGTCGAGCAGTTTTGTCCTGCATCGCTCCCTCTGCCCTCACTCTTCCCAAAATCTTCAGACGTACCCGAGACATTAAAGAGAAAGTGCGGAAGCTGGCCTATCAGGTACGCACTGGGACTTGGTCATTTGACCATGAACCTCCAGGCTCCACTTAAGGTTCGGTTAATCCAAGTGTGTAGTCGTAGGTTTATTGTAGATGTGGCTGGCAGAGGGTGATTTTTATGTTTCTGATCCTGATGAAGTAGATGTCAGTGTTGATTCAGAAAGGATCTTTCTGCCTGTGTTTGCTCTAGTGAAAGAGCTCGTGTCTATTTGGTAGAACATGaacctgtttgtgtgtttcaggtTCTTGCTGAGAAAGTTCACATTCGAGCCTTGACCATTGCCCAAAGAGTCAGCCTGCTGCAGGACGGCCTCAACGACTCCTCAGGTACTGCTCTGTATCCTCGCTCTCTGAACACAACCTCTTCTCTCCTAAAATGAAATTGTATAGGAATAAAAACCTAGTGCTGTTAACGCAAGTGATCGTTCTGGAAAGTTAAatgccttatttatttatataattattatttttaaaatgttattaattatattaataatttgaCTAAATTTGACCATAACTTCCTCCCATAACTCACTAATTATACAGAATCTATTGACACGTTAGTGGATTTATTAggaaaaagtaaacacagtctCAACTGTTAAGATCATTAGGtagatttcattatttttatatagacATATGGATATGGATTAAACCTCAACTAAATTTAAATCTAAACTATGTCTCTAcggagagtctggtacctttcgCCATTTAATGTAGCCAGGAACCGTCTGCTGTTTCTTGGCaccagtaccagagccagtacaaaaccCAATGGGGCCAAGAGGCACTGCACCCCTAATCTGTATTTTATGGCTAGTGAGCCCCAAAGATCCTCCCACGCTGCCATTTTAGGCTGAGCCCGGCCAGGTTATGTGGGATGCCCAGCAACCAGGCGCTTGCCATcagacactacccccaggcctagCTCCAGTGGTAGGTACTGGTAACCCTCTCCCGGGTAGGGTACACTTAATTCTAACTGTTGTATAAATATGGCTGCttcttggatcatgtttgtctgaatcttcactccagacctgtttgcCACGGGAGACACTACTacgagctaacagctcccgacgtAATACCCCtagaggtcatgagaccacacaagcccttctgcCAAGGCCCCGATCCAGGAACCGCGAACATATTTTATTCCCAACAAACAGAATATCAGTTACGCGTATTTCTAAAACCAATAGTGAGACAAATGAGTGAGGAGAGCAGGacagcattttttatttattaaaaaaaaaaaaaaaaaaaaaaacatctatcggcgtatgtgttttatttacgCAACTGTGCACTATGTGGCACATTTCGACAAGGATCTGCTATTAAACAGTGGCTGTAAAACAAACCTGAAACATCATCTGCAGATCCACCACCACAGTTTGCTTAACTTGAGAAGACAACGGCATCAACAGAGGCTCTTCCAGAGGCTCTCGGGCGAGTATCTttggctacgttcacacagcaggtaaaacagTATCAAATCTGATAGTTTTCTGTTGTTCACACTGTGTCTATAATATGACTGATATCTGATATCAGTCTGAACAGCTCACGCTCCTAACCGAGCCTAATATAATATAGAACAACAAAAATAGAagctcttctgtttttttatttttattaaatataaaaatttccaCAAGTTTTCTCTCAAAAATGAGAGGCAGGAGTTTCACAGGTTTTTCATTTCccaatattttttacaaaatgctTTGAACTGGCTGTTTCCACATCCGAAAaacctcaaattaaaatgaaaaaatgctttGCACCATAATCCATAGATTATTCTCAACAGTCGGAGTGATGTAAAAGTCACCTGAATTCTGACCTGGCCGTTCAAAGTCGAATTTCCACAGATCGGACATGGATCATAGTGACACAAATCTGATGTGAAAAAGGCATTCAATGAGATTTGTGCTGTGCCACATGAACAACACATCTGTGTCGCACGAGATCGGATTTGGACctctttacctgctgtgtgaacgtagccttgGTATTATTCCTTGTCCGGGATATTCCAAGCCAGTAAATAACAGATGTTTAAGCCATGGTAGATTTgacatttttgcttattttaagaATTTGCAAATATCGTTTTCAAAGACAGGGCAAGGGGCAAATATCTTTTTACATGTCTTTATGAATAATCTGTTCAATGACTTGACAATCTTTATCATAAGTGTGTGTACATTATGCTATAATTAAGCATATAGGCCTGTTAATATACTGgggatgcaaaaaaaaaaaaacacaattaaaccaTTAATTGCAATTACTTAATAGAATTAATAGTCAGTTAAAATTTAATGATTGGGACAGCCTTATTTCTCACTGTCAactttgaggttttttttatatatacatttttgccCTGCAGCGGTCACCAAATGTCTTTCTGTGAATTTATTTTCTGGTCTAGAGAAATTAAAGCAATATGCTATACATTTGCACACTGCTGCAGTCAGGTGTAAGGAAAAACCGCCAAGTGTCAGTGGGCCATTAATGATATATTCTTAAACGTGACCAGGATGCATTTGGCCTGGGGAATGGTCTTTGGACACAGaagcaaacaacaaataacacccaacataGAATTAAAGCAAATAACATttttccagtaagtgtgatattgtgtgtgaatgtgttggatTATCTTTTTTCAAATCCGTGTAGTCTCCGCGTAGTCcctattatttgaggttatcctTAGGGTTGTGGCAATAACTGCAAATGTTAACACAGCGCTACAGAATGGCAAGAACTGTCACCAccgcagttatacatttttttcctttcattgCATGGTCTATCTTGTTTTACACTATGGTATGTGTAATCAATGTTTTCCCAACTGTTGGCATCTGAATGGCTGCGTGTCAGTCTTTGATttataaaatggacacaatggcagcaaaccaaccacaaaaccaaatgcaacGTTGACAGGTTGGGAGCATTTCAGCTTTCAGCAGAAGGAATCGTGTAGTCATCTAAAACATTCTGGTAGACTGTTACGGTGACCTTGGATTTAAGAAAGCAGTTTACCAACAACTGCACTAGACATTGCACCTCATCTTGACTGACTGTGGATATttcacactggacctcaagcagtTTGGGTTCTGTTCCTCAAACGTCTTCCTCCAAACCCTTGGACCTTGATCCCCAAATAAAAGGCACATTTTACTTTCGTTGAAAAGAGGATCTTGGACCACTGGCCAATGGTCCAGTTCTTCTCCTTGGCCCAGTTGAGACGCTTCCTACGTTGGCTCAGGTTCAGAAGTGGCTTGACCCGAGGAACCCGACGGTTGTAGCCCATCTTCTGAatgtggtgttttttaaagctgTGACTCCTGCCTCATTCCTCACTCTTTCTAGATCTCTGCCAAATTCTTGAATCTTCTCTTTTTGATGATCCGCTGAAGCTCACGCTCATCTCTTTTTCTGGTGCATCTTCTCCTGCCCCATTTTGTCCTTCCACTAGACTTTTCATTGATGTGCTTGGACACCGCAccctgtgaacagccagcctcctTAGCTATGAACTTTTGTGGCTTACCCATCCTATGGAGGGTATCAATGATGGTCTTCTGGCCAGTTATGTCTGCAGTCTTCCCCATAATGAACCAAACAGAAGCAATTTAATGACTCCTAGGGACCTGTACTGGTGCTTTGAGTTTAGTAGATGATTAGTGTGTCACACtcagtttaaaacattcatgccCTGCAAAATTTGGGATGATTTCTCCATAGAATTCAAATGTTTTGAAATCCTGTATTCGTGGGTTTTATGAGCTGGAAGCcaaaattatgtaaaaataaatatttgaaatcgTTTAAATTGTGGGCCCTGAATCTATAATCTATGAAAGTTTAACTCTTTGAATGGAATTatggaaataaatcaacttttccaTGATTAAAATTTTTTGGAATTGGTCtgtatataactttatacaagcaccacgctcACTGAAAAGgctttagtttaaatatatatcattatcttagACTTAGACGTCTtcacagtactgtgtgtgtgtgtgtgtgtgtgacagactcGGTAAAGACGGTGGTGAGAGAGTGTTTGTTACCTTCCTGGTTGCGGTTGTTGGACAATGATGTTCTGCAGTTGCTGCACCGTTTGGACGTGGAGAACTGcgcagacacagcagttgccgCTCTGCAGGCTTTGTTCACCATGGCTACAATCCCAGACATCCTGCAGGATGGGGCCAAACTGGATGataggtcaacacacacacacagtttgggTTATGGATTATGGGGGTGTGGGGGGTATAGAGTTATGGAGTAATGTAAATTGTCTACAGATCACAGTCTGAACATTCTTCTCATTTCTGCACTAGGGGCCAGGTTAGGGTGCACCATGTCTGTTTTAATTGATGGCATCATGTCCCTTTTataacatttgtgtgtgtgtgtaggaagcTGATTCCTGTGGAGGTCTTGTCCTGTGAGAATGTGTTGTATTGGAGAGCATTGTGTGAATTTGTAAAAAGTAAAGGAGATGAGGGGGAGGACCTTCTGGACAAACTTCTTCCAGAACCTGCAATCTTCGCTGAATACCTGTACAGGTAATTCTACTCTCCCTTAACCCAACACCtgtacagtaaataaaatgtgtaacttatgtgtgtgcgtgtttctgcgtgcgtttgtttgtgtgcgtgtgtttttgATTCTgcccgtgtgtgtttgtgcgtatgcgtttgtttttgtgtttgtgcgcttgctgctgtgtttttgattctgtgcgtgtgtttgtttttctacgTGTGCGTGGTTGTGTTTCgcgtgtgtttgtgcatgtgcgtgtctgtctttgtttctgcgcgtgtgtgtttgtgcttcgtgtgtgtgtttgtttgtccgcgttttgttgtgtgtgttagttatcTGAAGGGTGTCCCGTGTCTGGAGGAGGACCACAGAGCAGATCTGACTCAGCTGGAGCTGGTCATGACTAAAGAGTTCATCGGTCAGCAGCTTGTTCGCCTCGTGGGCTGTTTGGACACTTCTGAGGAGGGGGGAAGGTAaacaacacacagaacacaaacaGCACCATGGAGTGGGGAAGGATTATAGTAGTAATGGGCTTTTGATTaagcttttttaaaatcttttccTGTTACTGACCCTCTGGACGACCCTCTGTCCATGGGCTTTTACCAAACTCATTCCCGGGTCTCATTCCTCAGAGtcagaaatggtccaaaaccCTGGAGACACCAACTGAGCTTCTCGTTTTAGTGCAGGTGTAAATTATTGTTCTCTTATGCACCACTGCAAATGTCAGAGAACTCACAGCATTTAACTTTACTGTCAGAACATTAAGAACATTTTCTATACGACAGAAAAGACACAGATGcccaacaaacaaatatttaatcaaGCTTTTTGttataaaggttttttttattatcttaATGGCTACAGTTGGATTCTACTGTACAACTAGTTACAACTGGATTCTAATCCCACTCAGATCTCTCCAtcccctttgtttcagtgctgcCTCTGATCACGGTATATTCACATTTACTGGAAACCCAGCTAATGTCTACAGTAGAACATATGAAAGACTGTGTATGAGGCCCTaagttattgtgtgtgtgtgtgtgtgtgtgtgtaggaaacGTGTGTTGTCAGTCCTCCAGGAGATGCTTTTGCTCCCGAACACTCCTCTATCTCTGATTGGTGGACTGGTGCAGACCCTGATGGGAATTCTCCGTGACGACCAGCAGCGAATCACAGTGGTGCGTAGGACCCTCAGATTCAGCCTTGACCAGTTCTATCTGAAATATAGGTTCAGATCAGAGGATGATTGATCAGTTCAGTGAATCTTTCCCTGTGGATTCCTCATccgtacctgtgtgtgtgtgtttctgttacaGATGGCTGAGATTATCTCTGATCTGAGGGAGCCTATTGTTCCAGTCACAGAGACTGTGGATGAAAATGAGAAACGAAAAAAACAAGTGAAAGTGAgtcttgtttgtttctttcactcattcattctttaaaaCTGTAGCTAGATTTTGGAGAATAAACTTCAGAAGAGGCACGCATCAaaaaaagagatggagagatctGAGTGGGTTTTTACTTTGATCAGAATCTTTTTAGGAAACACTTGGTCAGAAACACTTTGTATCAAAAAGCCTGATTTAATCTTTATTCGGTGGGGCTCCTGTGTCATTTCtgtctgatatcatttattcAGTCACTCATTTATTGCTGCTCTTTGCATTTTGACATAAAATATTCTGAAATGAAATATTCTAACTTTTCTACCTCGTGAAGAACAGAACCGCACTGATCGTCTCTTATAATCGATTCTGTGCTGAGCACGTTTACACTTGTCCACCACACGAGGGCGATGTGTTTGGAGGTGTACATTTCTCTACAGAAGGAGAAGAGGGAGGAGTCATTTCACCTCTGACTTTGAGAGTCATGTTGGTTTTGGAGTCTGAAGTCAGTCACTGCGCTCAAAAAACTCAGGGCTCTCTGCTTCTGGTGTGAAATGTGTTTAACTCTTCTACTGAGGCAGGCATTCGCTGCTTGTTTTTCcagtttatatgtttatttccaccttaaatgggtcagttCACGGGGCTAATGTTGCAGTTTGCAGCCTCTTGTTTGAATAAGGTGAATACATGCGAATTGAAGGAAAGTCAAGGAGGAACATGGAGAATTTAGTGCACGTTTATTTCGGAAAGTTAAAATATAGCTTTTTcattattaacaaaaaatacattttgattgaaGGAAAACCCAccctgtttttttctctttctatgtttcattttgtctctctctcatcatcATCCCCACCCAAGATAGCAGAGCTGAAGGTGTGTATGATGGAGTGTaagacagagatggaggagtgtgtgaagCGAGAGGATTTTGTGCGAGCGGCCGAGCTGAAGGAGTCGATCGCCCGACTGGAGGATCAGAGAATACAACTGGAGCTCGAACCTGAATCTGATCACATCAAGGAGCAGCGTGcagagaaggtgtgtgtgtgggttttctctctctctctctctctctctgtcaccatTGTCACACACCAACAATAGAAAGTTAGGTTCATTTctggtgtgtgcgtgtgtgtcatAGAATGATCCAGAGACGTTGCTGAAGTGTCTGACTGTTTGTGCTGAGGTTTTGAAACAGATGAAAATCTCCAGAGGAATCTGCCCCACCATCAGCGGCCTTATTGAGTCTCTggtatgaacacacacacacttcatcacacacacacccacacaacagacacacacccttCATCTCACACacttcatcacacacacacttcatcacacagacacacacactaca
This genomic interval from Hoplias malabaricus isolate fHopMal1 chromosome 15, fHopMal1.hap1, whole genome shotgun sequence contains the following:
- the ncapg gene encoding condensin complex subunit 3: MRSDNELEIQEIFNRAQKAHSNKSKLVASLKNRYEKLEEKSEFQLEFLRCLKYVMIVYSREPAVENVIEFVVKFTVSFESAVRDEEEEEDEEEENDASFLNFLLNFLLESHTANSHAVRFRVCQLINMLLGSLSENAQIDDELCERIHEAMLVRVTDKYPNVRIQAALAMARLQDPNDPHCPTIKAYLLLLENDSNTEVRRAVLSCIAPSALTLPKIFRRTRDIKEKVRKLAYQVLAEKVHIRALTIAQRVSLLQDGLNDSSDSVKTVVRECLLPSWLRLLDNDVLQLLHRLDVENCADTAVAALQALFTMATIPDILQDGAKLDDRKLIPVEVLSCENVLYWRALCEFVKSKGDEGEDLLDKLLPEPAIFAEYLYSYLKGVPCLEEDHRADLTQLELVMTKEFIGQQLVRLVGCLDTSEEGGRKRVLSVLQEMLLLPNTPLSLIGGLVQTLMGILRDDQQRITVMAEIISDLREPIVPVTETVDENEKRKKQVKIAELKVCMMECKTEMEECVKREDFVRAAELKESIARLEDQRIQLELEPESDHIKEQRAEKNDPETLLKCLTVCAEVLKQMKISRGICPTISGLIESLILPSVSSPSSAVRNMAVVCLGTAALHSRDLANTHLVLLLQIMQLDEPKIRVSALKALIDQLLLNGLGLLQEKPSEPRDPEDEESPVQNVLKMLSDFLDSEVCELRTEAAEGLAKLMHCDRIVSAKLLSRLILLWYNPLTEEDQRLRHCLGVFLQLYSRESRAHQQCVEESFLMTMRTLFKAPVTSPLSEIDFSNVAELYTELTRPSTLTAPVQGLSVHDSLAVRVCNEILRDIEAPEVRLYCKTLANLELNTEPGSANQELQELLTSILQKVKDKVCVRALEKVLNQLKRNPPSTQSVPQESVLTAVDENGSDTEDLRPKRQKRGVKKSSVKKIDVKDRSDDSDEENVPEVPPVCGRQTRSSKAAVLDKTKQDLSALLSQEATS